The Streptomyces pactum genome contains a region encoding:
- a CDS encoding glycosyl hydrolase family 18 protein: protein MDHTEPSTDPRTTDPKATDARTTDSSSTDPKATDPGTTDSSSADPAATDPAADGGEGPPQGPPPAPDDEARTDGSGGSGKRRRRLRRVRRTTLAILLVLLLPLLTAETALRVNYMGDPAEGTHTRNRDAMWLGHAWVDGRKDDAELAAFARRLKTTGIRDLYVHTGPLEHDGTLPESRYPEARWLIDAVHRELPGVRVQAFLGDVLATEGPDGMHLERTATRAAVVRSAAQVLDAGYDGVHLDLEPLHSGDRDYLSLLDDLRAVTRDRDAQLSVAAHQIDPLPALHSVFGVFTAHPKWWSQEFFGQVARRVDQIAVMSYDTAQPLEGTYGGYVAQQTSLALEVTPPTTHLLMGLPFYYESNFDHWGHAETVAAAVRGVRLGLSRTDADRKLFGVAPYIDFAATETNWDEYREGWVR, encoded by the coding sequence GTGGATCACACGGAACCGAGCACTGACCCGAGAACCACCGACCCGAAAGCCACCGACGCCAGAACCACAGACTCGAGCTCCACCGACCCGAAAGCCACCGACCCCGGAACCACAGACTCGAGCTCCGCCGACCCGGCAGCCACCGACCCGGCGGCCGACGGCGGCGAGGGCCCGCCACAGGGGCCGCCGCCCGCCCCCGACGACGAGGCCCGCACGGACGGTTCCGGTGGGAGCGGAAAGCGAAGAAGGCGGCTCCGCCGCGTACGCCGCACCACCCTCGCCATCCTCCTGGTCCTGCTCCTTCCCCTCCTCACCGCCGAGACGGCCCTCCGCGTCAATTACATGGGCGACCCCGCCGAAGGCACCCACACCAGGAACCGCGACGCGATGTGGCTGGGCCACGCCTGGGTGGACGGCCGCAAGGACGACGCGGAGCTCGCCGCCTTCGCCCGCCGCCTGAAGACCACCGGCATCCGGGACCTGTACGTCCACACGGGCCCGCTGGAACACGACGGCACCCTGCCCGAGTCCCGCTACCCCGAGGCCCGCTGGCTGATCGACGCCGTGCACCGCGAGCTGCCCGGTGTCCGCGTCCAGGCATTCCTCGGCGACGTCCTGGCCACCGAGGGCCCCGACGGCATGCACCTGGAACGCACCGCCACGCGCGCCGCCGTCGTCCGCAGCGCCGCGCAGGTCCTCGACGCGGGCTACGACGGCGTCCACCTCGACCTGGAGCCGCTGCACTCCGGCGACCGGGACTACCTCTCCCTCCTGGACGACCTGCGCGCCGTCACCCGTGACCGGGACGCACAGCTTTCCGTGGCCGCCCACCAGATCGACCCGCTCCCGGCCCTGCACTCCGTCTTCGGCGTCTTCACCGCACACCCCAAGTGGTGGTCCCAGGAGTTCTTCGGCCAGGTCGCCCGCCGCGTCGACCAGATCGCCGTGATGTCGTACGACACCGCGCAGCCGCTGGAGGGCACCTACGGCGGCTACGTGGCGCAGCAGACGTCCCTCGCCCTGGAGGTCACGCCGCCCACCACCCACCTGCTGATGGGCCTGCCCTTCTACTACGAGAGCAACTTCGACCACTGGGGCCACGCCGAGACCGTCGCCGCCGCCGTCCGGGGCGTCCGCCTGGGCCTGTCCCGGACGGACGCCGACCGCAAGCTCTTCGGCGTCGCCCCGTACATCGACTTCGCGGCGACGGAGACGAACTGGGACGAGTACCGAGAGGGCTGGGTCCGCTGA
- a CDS encoding SpoIIE family protein phosphatase, with protein sequence MSEIPARATESEGPSDGVPFGDAVWQSSPPGSIYDYVKVASFSIGPDGLVDQWSLRAEQLLGIRAPDAVGTDPIEAFVDPELRERGQRKMAEILDGREWTGVVPFRVPDDGAGGGQRRRGQRGLAEVYVMPTRTEDGEKAAVCIVVDVRVLRTIETDLAASQAIFGQSPFGFLLIDPDLRVRRANERFASVFGGTPDDHRGKGVHDYLPRAEGDRVSATLRRVLETGDSITDMHVTGFVPGSEERRHWSVNLYRVHSGSGRPIGVAWLGTDITARREAAREAAAARRNLALLNEAGARIGNSLDLETTARELLDVVVPGFCDLATVDLYQGLLAGDETPPGLADGGAELRRVAFSSAVSDVPFHGTGERVQLGAVHHYPFNSPCADALRTARPRNVPAEDGGLVQSTLAVPMVAHDTVVGLAQFARTKGSEPFGDRDRDLAVELAARAAVCIDNARLYRREHERALILQRSLLPPGDPEASGLDIACRYLPGNAATGRPSEVGGDWFDVIELPGHRTALVVGDVMGRGLRAAVAMGELRTAVRTLAQLDIEPAEVLSQLDEIARGLGAPGGVQQATRAARRPREADLSEVYLATCVYAVYDSVTRRCTFANAGHLPPVLVEPGESALMLDVPPGLPLGVGGEPFEEVEVELPEGSLLALYTDGLVESRDHPLDEGLQAFVGALTDPARPLEDVCDQVLNTLDSHHGEDDIALLMARVQGLPSESVGDWTLPREPRSVGRARELARAKLFDWDMEPLVDTTELLVSELVTNALRYGEGEIRLRLLLDRTLVCEVWDSGLVQPRRRRARATDEGGRGLQLVGLLSAAWGSRRTPRGKTVWFELPLPGADTQLTDPAEALLSLF encoded by the coding sequence GTGAGCGAGATACCAGCGAGGGCCACGGAGTCCGAGGGCCCGTCGGACGGCGTGCCGTTCGGTGACGCGGTGTGGCAGAGCAGCCCACCCGGCTCCATCTACGACTACGTCAAGGTCGCGTCCTTCTCGATCGGTCCCGACGGGCTCGTCGACCAGTGGAGCCTGCGCGCGGAGCAACTGCTCGGCATCCGGGCCCCGGACGCCGTGGGCACCGACCCCATCGAGGCCTTCGTCGATCCCGAACTGCGGGAACGGGGCCAGCGCAAGATGGCCGAGATCCTGGACGGACGGGAGTGGACCGGAGTGGTCCCCTTCCGGGTGCCGGACGACGGCGCCGGCGGCGGGCAGCGCCGGCGCGGACAGCGCGGGCTCGCCGAGGTGTACGTCATGCCGACGCGGACGGAGGACGGTGAGAAGGCCGCCGTCTGCATCGTCGTCGACGTCCGCGTCCTGCGCACCATCGAGACCGACCTCGCCGCCTCGCAGGCCATATTCGGCCAGTCCCCGTTCGGCTTCCTGCTGATCGACCCCGACCTCAGGGTGCGCCGCGCCAACGAGCGGTTCGCCTCCGTCTTCGGCGGCACCCCCGACGACCACCGCGGCAAGGGCGTCCACGACTACCTGCCGCGCGCCGAGGGCGACCGGGTCTCCGCGACCCTGCGCCGGGTGCTGGAGACCGGCGACTCCATCACCGACATGCACGTCACCGGCTTCGTGCCGGGCTCGGAGGAACGCCGCCACTGGTCCGTCAACCTCTACCGCGTGCACAGCGGTTCCGGCCGGCCCATCGGCGTGGCCTGGCTCGGCACCGACATCACCGCCCGCCGTGAGGCCGCCCGCGAGGCCGCCGCCGCCCGGCGCAACCTCGCCCTCCTCAACGAGGCGGGCGCGCGCATCGGCAACTCCCTCGACCTGGAGACCACCGCCCGCGAACTCCTCGACGTCGTCGTCCCCGGCTTCTGCGACCTGGCCACCGTCGACCTCTACCAGGGCCTGCTGGCGGGCGACGAGACCCCGCCCGGCCTCGCCGACGGCGGCGCGGAACTGCGCCGCGTGGCCTTCTCCAGCGCAGTCTCCGACGTGCCCTTCCACGGCACCGGCGAGCGGGTCCAGCTCGGCGCCGTCCACCACTACCCGTTCAACTCACCCTGCGCGGACGCCCTGCGCACCGCCCGCCCGCGCAACGTCCCCGCCGAGGACGGCGGCCTCGTGCAGTCCACGCTGGCCGTGCCGATGGTCGCCCACGACACGGTCGTCGGACTCGCCCAGTTCGCCCGGACCAAGGGCAGCGAGCCGTTCGGTGACCGCGACCGCGACCTCGCCGTGGAGCTGGCCGCGCGGGCCGCCGTCTGCATCGACAACGCCCGCCTCTACCGGCGTGAGCACGAGCGCGCGCTGATACTGCAACGCTCCCTGCTCCCGCCCGGCGACCCCGAGGCGTCCGGCCTCGACATCGCCTGCCGCTACCTGCCCGGCAACGCCGCCACCGGCCGGCCCAGCGAGGTCGGCGGCGACTGGTTCGACGTGATCGAACTCCCCGGTCACCGCACCGCTCTGGTAGTCGGCGACGTCATGGGGCGCGGCCTGCGCGCCGCCGTCGCGATGGGTGAACTCCGCACCGCCGTACGCACGCTGGCCCAGCTCGACATCGAACCGGCCGAGGTGCTCTCCCAACTGGACGAGATCGCGCGCGGTCTCGGCGCCCCGGGGGGCGTCCAGCAGGCGACCCGGGCCGCCCGCCGGCCCCGCGAGGCCGACCTGTCCGAGGTCTACCTGGCGACCTGCGTCTACGCCGTCTACGACTCGGTGACCAGGCGCTGCACCTTCGCCAACGCGGGCCACCTGCCGCCCGTCCTGGTCGAGCCCGGCGAGTCCGCGCTGATGCTGGACGTCCCCCCGGGCCTGCCGCTCGGCGTCGGCGGCGAGCCCTTCGAGGAGGTGGAGGTGGAACTGCCCGAAGGCTCCCTGCTCGCGCTCTACACGGACGGACTGGTCGAAAGCCGCGACCACCCCCTCGACGAGGGCCTCCAGGCCTTCGTCGGCGCGCTCACGGACCCCGCACGCCCCCTGGAGGACGTCTGCGACCAGGTCCTCAACACCCTCGACAGCCACCACGGAGAGGACGACATCGCCCTGCTGATGGCCCGCGTCCAGGGCCTGCCCAGCGAGTCCGTCGGAGACTGGACCCTGCCGCGCGAGCCGCGCAGTGTCGGCCGGGCACGCGAGCTGGCCCGCGCCAAGCTGTTCGACTGGGACATGGAACCGCTGGTCGACACGACGGAGCTGCTCGTCAGCGAACTGGTCACCAACGCCCTGAGGTACGGCGAGGGCGAGATCAGACTCCGCCTTCTCCTCGACCGCACCCTGGTCTGCGAGGTCTGGGACTCCGGCCTGGTCCAGCCCCGGCGGCGCCGGGCCCGCGCCACCGACGAGGGCGGCCGCGGCCTGCAACTGGTCGGCCTGCTCAGCGCGGCCTGGGGCTCCCGCCGTACACCGCGCGGCAAGACGGTGTGGTTCGAACTGCCCCTTCCGGGCGCCGACACCCAGCTCACGGACCCGGCGGAGGCTCTGCTGAGCCTGTTCTGA
- a CDS encoding ATP-binding protein — MCPLTPRKWTWVGAPAGEVIGVIDSEGGCAEWFFPAAPDAVRTARSLVRRTLHGWDLDDLGDIAALLVSELVTNALRHATGPIGVRLVRHPAGPDGVLLVEVSDPLPDPPRERVARPGDEDGRGLQLVASSARRWGTRPGEVGKTVWFELAVPERPA, encoded by the coding sequence ATGTGCCCATTAACCCCACGAAAGTGGACATGGGTAGGGGCGCCTGCCGGGGAAGTGATCGGCGTGATCGACAGCGAAGGCGGCTGTGCCGAGTGGTTCTTTCCCGCGGCGCCGGACGCCGTGCGGACCGCCCGCTCCCTCGTCCGCCGCACCCTGCACGGGTGGGACCTCGACGACCTCGGCGACATCGCCGCCCTGCTGGTCAGCGAACTGGTCACCAACGCCCTGCGGCACGCCACCGGCCCCATCGGCGTCCGCCTGGTGCGCCACCCCGCCGGACCGGACGGCGTGCTGCTGGTCGAGGTCTCCGACCCGCTTCCGGACCCGCCCCGCGAGCGCGTCGCCCGCCCCGGGGACGAGGACGGCCGGGGCCTGCAACTGGTGGCCTCCTCCGCGCGCCGCTGGGGAACCCGGCCCGGAGAGGTGGGCAAGACGGTGTGGTTCGAACTCGCGGTGCCGGAACGACCCGCGTGA
- a CDS encoding (deoxy)nucleoside triphosphate pyrophosphohydrolase, whose amino-acid sequence MTERIVVGAALVDGGRLLAARRSAPAELAGRWELPGGKVEAGETPEAALVRELREELGVTAEPGERVPGQWPLRPPFVLHVWTARMLPGSASPEPLEDHDALRWLAPAEVWDVPWLDQDVPAVERALAHLGLEATDARGG is encoded by the coding sequence ATGACGGAACGGATCGTGGTGGGCGCCGCCCTCGTCGACGGTGGACGCCTGCTCGCCGCGCGCCGCAGCGCACCGGCCGAGCTGGCCGGACGGTGGGAGCTGCCCGGCGGCAAGGTCGAGGCGGGCGAGACGCCCGAGGCCGCGCTCGTACGCGAACTGCGCGAGGAGCTGGGCGTGACGGCCGAGCCCGGTGAGCGGGTCCCGGGGCAGTGGCCCCTGCGGCCGCCCTTCGTCCTGCACGTGTGGACCGCACGTATGCTTCCCGGCTCCGCCTCCCCCGAACCCCTCGAGGACCACGACGCCCTGCGCTGGCTCGCGCCCGCCGAGGTCTGGGACGTGCCCTGGCTCGACCAGGACGTGCCGGCCGTCGAGCGGGCGCTCGCGCACCTGGGGCTGGAGGCGACGGACGCGCGGGGCGGGTGA
- a CDS encoding SPOR domain-containing protein: MNDGTVTLPWLVFRQDDNGNRYRVGRYATRAEAQKIADTLDGRGHKQLYWVEELGANGTGTAD; this comes from the coding sequence ATGAACGACGGCACGGTCACTCTTCCCTGGCTGGTCTTCCGGCAGGACGACAACGGCAACCGCTACCGCGTGGGCAGGTACGCGACCCGGGCCGAGGCCCAGAAGATCGCGGACACCCTCGACGGTCGCGGACACAAGCAGCTCTACTGGGTCGAGGAGCTCGGCGCGAACGGCACGGGCACGGCGGACTGA
- a CDS encoding GntR family transcriptional regulator has translation MTFGEQPAYLRVAGDLRKKIADGLLPPHARLPSQARIREEYGVSDTVALEARKVLMAEGLVEGRSGSGTYVRERPVPRRIARSGYRPAGGATPFRQEQADGMARGTWDSRSEQAEASVAVAERLGIKPGDRVMCTRYVFRDAGEAMMLSTSWEPLDLTGRTPVMLPEEGPLGGMGVVERMAAIDVVVDNVTEEVGARPGLAEELLALGGVPGHVVLVIQRTFYASGRAVETADVVVPADRYRVAYHLPVR, from the coding sequence GTGACATTCGGTGAGCAGCCGGCGTATCTGCGTGTCGCGGGTGATCTCCGTAAGAAGATCGCCGACGGCCTGCTGCCGCCCCACGCCCGCCTCCCGTCCCAGGCGCGGATCCGCGAGGAGTACGGCGTCTCGGACACCGTCGCCCTGGAAGCGCGCAAGGTGCTGATGGCCGAGGGGCTGGTCGAGGGCCGCTCCGGTTCCGGGACGTATGTGCGCGAGCGGCCCGTGCCCCGGCGCATCGCCCGCTCCGGGTACCGGCCGGCCGGCGGTGCCACGCCCTTCCGGCAGGAGCAGGCCGACGGCATGGCCCGCGGCACGTGGGACTCGCGCAGTGAGCAGGCCGAGGCGAGCGTCGCCGTCGCCGAGCGGCTCGGCATCAAGCCCGGGGACCGGGTGATGTGCACGCGGTACGTCTTCCGGGACGCCGGCGAGGCCATGATGCTCTCCACCTCCTGGGAGCCGCTGGACCTCACCGGCCGCACGCCGGTGATGCTGCCCGAGGAGGGACCGCTCGGCGGCATGGGCGTCGTGGAGCGGATGGCCGCCATCGACGTCGTCGTCGACAACGTCACCGAGGAGGTCGGCGCCCGCCCCGGCCTCGCCGAGGAGCTGCTCGCGCTCGGAGGCGTCCCGGGACACGTGGTCCTGGTCATCCAGCGCACGTTCTACGCCTCGGGCCGGGCGGTCGAGACGGCCGACGTGGTCGTTCCCGCCGACCGCTACCGCGTGGCGTACCACCTGCCCGTCAGGTAG
- a CDS encoding DUF4190 domain-containing protein, whose amino-acid sequence MSIPPPPGPQGPYDQGQYPQGQYPQGQHPQGQYPQGQYPQGQYPQGPDSPGRYPQGPYPPRQPYPGGWGGPYGPFPRQPPVNGLAIAAFVLGLLCFVPAVGLVLGLTALARIRRRGERGKGFAVAGSVLSCVGLALWAVSLSTGAAADFWDGFRDAARGEGTAYALEKGHCFTTPSGSLQGVTYDVERVSCREEHDGEVFAAFELPGGAFPGDGEITRTADERCYGLQDAYAMDRWALPTDVGVYYLTPTSQSWRAGDREITCLFGNTDERGTLTGSLRNDGTGLDSEQYAYLVAEGYLNRATDEMPVADSVEDDLAGYRVWAGQMSEALVRETGMLRRHDWSADAEQPVADLVEDLETAREEWGLAAKATDVDTYYEHLDKGFALIEADTTVTARKALGLDTTPPVYEESGDGGGESPGKEV is encoded by the coding sequence GTGTCCATACCCCCGCCGCCCGGCCCTCAAGGGCCCTACGACCAGGGGCAGTACCCGCAGGGGCAGTATCCACAGGGCCAGCACCCGCAGGGGCAGTACCCGCAGGGGCAGTACCCGCAGGGGCAGTACCCGCAGGGGCCGGACTCGCCGGGCCGGTATCCGCAGGGGCCGTACCCGCCCCGGCAGCCGTACCCGGGCGGCTGGGGCGGGCCCTACGGGCCCTTCCCCCGGCAGCCTCCCGTCAACGGTCTCGCCATCGCCGCGTTCGTGCTGGGCCTCCTGTGCTTCGTGCCGGCGGTCGGGCTCGTGCTGGGGCTGACCGCGCTGGCCCGGATCAGGAGGAGGGGCGAGCGGGGCAAGGGGTTCGCCGTGGCCGGTTCCGTGCTGTCCTGCGTGGGGCTGGCCCTGTGGGCGGTGTCGCTCTCCACCGGCGCCGCCGCCGACTTCTGGGACGGCTTCCGGGACGCCGCGCGGGGCGAGGGCACCGCCTACGCGCTCGAGAAGGGCCACTGCTTCACCACCCCCAGCGGATCCCTGCAGGGGGTGACGTACGACGTCGAGCGGGTGTCCTGCCGGGAGGAGCACGACGGGGAGGTGTTCGCCGCCTTCGAACTGCCGGGCGGCGCCTTCCCCGGCGACGGGGAGATCACCCGGACCGCCGACGAGCGGTGCTACGGCCTCCAGGACGCGTACGCCATGGACCGGTGGGCGCTGCCGACCGACGTCGGCGTGTACTACCTGACCCCGACCTCGCAGAGCTGGCGCGCGGGTGACCGGGAGATCACCTGCCTGTTCGGGAACACGGACGAGCGGGGGACGCTGACCGGCTCGCTGCGCAACGACGGTACGGGCCTCGACTCGGAGCAGTACGCCTACCTGGTGGCGGAGGGCTACCTCAACCGGGCCACGGACGAGATGCCCGTGGCCGACAGCGTCGAGGACGACCTCGCCGGATACCGGGTCTGGGCGGGGCAGATGTCGGAGGCGCTCGTCCGGGAGACCGGGATGCTGCGCCGGCACGACTGGTCCGCCGACGCCGAGCAGCCGGTCGCCGACCTGGTCGAGGACCTGGAGACGGCGCGCGAGGAGTGGGGGCTGGCGGCCAAGGCCACCGACGTGGACACGTACTACGAGCACCTCGACAAGGGCTTCGCGCTCATCGAGGCCGACACGACGGTCACCGCCCGCAAGGCTCTGGGGCTCGACACCACGCCGCCCGTGTACGAGGAGAGCGGTGACGGCGGCGGAGAGAGCCCCGGCAAGGAGGTGTGA
- a CDS encoding serpin family protein, with protein MLGDPAVDVHLLLGAESMASGQVLGAGIGILARARPVTPGSRLPYGEAGPGLRVGREHTSGPEPPALEVSTTASGMTAGHDLPARPGLFGLTAAARDAHGHFPGVSSDSRYVEAARQLATATFDARGFGTAAVTAIGALGCALPRPRRLSTAVRAVFDRPFGFLAVHRHTRLALAAGRVTDPEPHREGEVLH; from the coding sequence GTGCTGGGCGACCCCGCGGTGGACGTCCATCTGCTGCTGGGTGCGGAGAGCATGGCGTCCGGGCAGGTGCTGGGGGCGGGGATCGGCATCCTCGCGCGTGCCCGTCCGGTGACACCGGGCTCCCGCCTGCCGTACGGGGAGGCGGGCCCCGGACTCCGTGTCGGGCGGGAGCACACGAGCGGGCCCGAGCCGCCCGCGCTCGAGGTGTCGACGACGGCCTCCGGCATGACGGCCGGGCACGATCTGCCGGCGCGCCCCGGGCTGTTCGGGCTCACGGCGGCCGCGCGGGACGCGCACGGTCACTTCCCCGGCGTCAGCTCGGACTCCCGGTACGTCGAGGCGGCCCGGCAGTTGGCCACGGCCACGTTCGACGCCCGGGGCTTCGGGACCGCCGCGGTGACGGCGATCGGCGCGCTCGGCTGCGCCCTGCCCCGGCCGCGCCGGCTGAGCACCGCCGTCCGGGCCGTGTTCGACCGCCCCTTCGGCTTTCTCGCCGTGCACCGGCACACGCGCCTCGCCCTCGCGGCGGGCCGGGTCACCGACCCGGAGCCGCACCGCGAGGGCGAGGTCCTGCACTGA
- a CDS encoding S8 family peptidase: MAVLRQHPHRTTRRRLAAVSAAATAALAASLVSALPATAAEGRIQYQDAANAVAGSYIVTLKADEAKAGSAEGRAVAGRHGAEIERTYTKALNGYAVEASEAEAKRLAADPAVASVVQNRTFHVTGTQPNPPSWGLDRIDQQNRPLDNSYTYPDSAGQGVTAYVIDTGVRITHNDFGGRASYGYDAIDNDNTAQDGHGHGTHVAGTVAGGAYGVAKQADVVGVRVLDNSGSGTTAQVVAGIDWVARNAVKPAVANMSLGGGADSALDTAVRNAIASGVTFAVAAGNESTNASSKSPARVTEAITVGATTSSDARASYSNYGSVLDLFAPGSSITSAWNSGDSATNTISGTSMASPHVAGAVALYLADHPSATPAQVASALTSAATSGVVSNPGSGSPNRLLNVGDGGTTPPPTGDRFENTGDYTIRDNATVESPVTVSGVSGNAPSSLAVEVNIVHSYIGDLQVQLVAPDGTAYTLKSYGTGGSANDINTTYTVNASSEAANGTWKLRVSDNASWDTGRIDAWALQF, encoded by the coding sequence ATGGCAGTGCTGCGTCAGCACCCCCACCGCACCACCCGGCGAAGACTGGCCGCCGTCAGCGCCGCGGCCACCGCGGCCCTCGCCGCGAGCCTCGTCTCCGCGCTCCCCGCCACCGCCGCGGAGGGCCGCATCCAGTACCAGGACGCGGCGAACGCGGTCGCCGGCAGCTACATCGTGACCCTGAAGGCGGACGAGGCGAAGGCCGGTTCGGCCGAGGGCCGCGCCGTCGCGGGGCGCCACGGCGCCGAGATCGAGCGCACGTACACCAAGGCCCTGAACGGCTACGCGGTCGAGGCCTCCGAGGCCGAGGCGAAACGTCTCGCCGCCGACCCGGCCGTCGCCTCCGTCGTCCAGAACCGCACCTTCCACGTCACCGGCACGCAGCCCAACCCGCCGTCCTGGGGCCTGGACCGCATCGACCAGCAGAACCGCCCGCTGGACAACTCGTACACCTACCCGGACAGCGCCGGACAGGGCGTGACCGCGTACGTCATCGACACCGGCGTCCGCATCACCCACAACGACTTCGGCGGCCGCGCCTCCTACGGCTACGACGCCATCGACAACGACAACACCGCCCAGGACGGCCACGGCCACGGCACCCACGTCGCCGGCACCGTCGCGGGCGGCGCGTACGGCGTCGCCAAGCAGGCGGATGTCGTCGGCGTCCGGGTGCTCGACAACTCCGGCTCCGGCACCACCGCGCAGGTCGTCGCCGGCATCGACTGGGTCGCCCGCAACGCCGTGAAGCCGGCCGTCGCCAACATGTCGCTGGGCGGCGGCGCCGACAGCGCCCTGGACACGGCCGTCCGCAACGCCATCGCCTCCGGCGTCACCTTCGCCGTCGCGGCCGGCAACGAGTCCACCAACGCCTCCTCCAAGTCCCCGGCCCGGGTGACGGAGGCGATCACGGTCGGCGCCACCACGTCGAGCGACGCCCGCGCGAGCTACTCCAACTACGGCTCGGTCCTGGACCTGTTCGCGCCCGGCTCGTCCATCACCTCGGCCTGGAACAGCGGCGACTCGGCCACCAACACCATCTCCGGTACGTCCATGGCGAGCCCGCACGTCGCCGGGGCCGTCGCGCTGTACCTGGCCGACCACCCCTCGGCCACCCCGGCGCAGGTCGCCTCCGCGCTGACGTCCGCCGCCACCAGCGGCGTCGTCTCGAACCCGGGCAGCGGCTCGCCCAACCGGCTGCTGAACGTCGGCGACGGCGGCACCACGCCCCCGCCGACCGGCGACCGCTTCGAGAACACCGGCGACTACACCATCCGGGACAACGCCACCGTCGAGTCCCCGGTGACCGTCTCCGGCGTCTCGGGCAACGCGCCCTCGTCCCTGGCCGTCGAGGTGAACATCGTCCACAGCTACATCGGCGACCTCCAGGTCCAGTTGGTCGCCCCGGACGGCACGGCGTACACGCTGAAGTCGTACGGCACCGGCGGCAGTGCCAACGACATCAACACCACGTACACCGTGAACGCCTCCTCGGAGGCCGCGAACGGCACGTGGAAGCTGCGGGTCAGCGACAACGCGTCGTGGGACACCGGGCGGATCGACGCCTGGGCCCTGCAGTTCTGA